Proteins co-encoded in one Callospermophilus lateralis isolate mCalLat2 chromosome 2, mCalLat2.hap1, whole genome shotgun sequence genomic window:
- the Uqcc3 gene encoding ubiquinol-cytochrome-c reductase complex assembly factor 3, which yields MQSVQKVLMVVAVLGAGAGVGSALFALVTPGELRKQEMLKEMPEQDPRRRDEGKRNQQLVMATLQEAAATQENVAWRKNWLVGGGGGRSA from the exons ATGCAGAGTGTGCAGAAAGTGCTGATGGTAGTAGCGGTGCTGGGCGCTGGGGCTGGCGTGGGGTCCGCGCTCTTTGCTCTGGTAACCCCAGGAGAGCTGCGGAAGCAGGAGATGCTGAAG GAGATGCCCGAGCAGGACCCTCGACGCAGGGATGAAGGGAAGAGGAACCAGCAGCTAGTGATGGCCACGCTGCAGGAGGCCGCGGCCACGCAGGAGAACGTAGCGTGGAGGAAGAACTGGTTggttggcggcggcggcgggagaTCAGCGTGA
- the Ubxn1 gene encoding UBX domain-containing protein 1 — MAELTALESLIEMGFPRGRAEKALALTGNQGIEAAMDWLMEHEDDPDVDEPLETPLGHVLGREPTPSEQVGSEGPGTAAGESKPVLTEEERQEQTKRMLELVAQKQREREEREEREALEREKQRRRQGQELSAARQRLQEDEMRRAAEERRREKAEELAARQRVREKIQRDKAERAKKYGGSVGSQPSPPVTEPGPVPSSPSQEPPTKREYDQCRIQVRLPDGTSLTQTFRAREQLAAVRLYVELHRGEEPGGGQDPVQLLSGFPRRAFSEADMERPLQELGLVPSAVLIVAKKCPS; from the exons aTGGCGGAGCTGACGGCTCTGGAGAGTCTCATCGAGATGGGCTTCCCCAGGGGACGCGC GGAGAAGGCTCTGGCCCTCACAGGGAACCAGGGCATCGAGGCTGCGATGGACTG GCTGATGGAGCACGAAGATGACCCCGACGTGGATGAGCctctagagactcctcttggaCATGTCCTGGGACGGGAACCCACCCCCTCAGAACAAGTTGGCTCTGAAG GACCTGGAACGGCTGCCGGAGAAAGCAAACCCGTTTTGACTGAAGAGGAAAGACAAGAACAGACCAAGAG GATGTTGGAGCTGGTGGCCCAGAAGCAGCGGGAACGTGAAGAAAGGGAGGAGCGGGAAGCATTGGAGCGAGAAAAACAGCGCCGGAGACAAGGTCAAGAGCTTTCAGCTGCACGCCAGAGACTACAGGAAGATGAGATGCGCAGAGCTGCTGAGGAGCGGAGGAGGGAAAAGGCTGAAGAGTTAGCAGCCAG ACAGAGGGTTCGAGAAAAGATCCAAAGGGACAAAGCAGAGAGAGCCAAGAAG TATGGTGGTAGTGTGGGTTCTCAGCCATCCCCACCAGTGAcagagccaggtcctgttccttcCTCTCCCAGCCAGGAACCTCCTACCAAGCGGGAATATGACCAGTGTCGCATACAG GTCAGGTTGCCAGATGGAACTTCACTGACCCAGACATTTCGGGCGCGGGAACAGCTGGCAGCAGTGAGGCTCTATGTGGAGCTCCACCGTGGGGAGGAACCTGGAGGGGGCCAGGACCCAGTGCAGTTGCTTAGTGGCTTTCCCAGACGGGCCTTCTCAGAAGCTGACATGGAACGGCCTCTGCAGGAGCTGG GACTTGTGCCTTCTGCTGTCCTCATTGTGGCCAAGAAATGTCCCAGCTGA